The proteins below are encoded in one region of Streptomyces sp. NBC_00490:
- a CDS encoding substrate-binding domain-containing protein yields MARTPATSRRALLFGTAAVSAGALLTACTSNEPKDQEPAADNAAPVADDKPGKAVTIGFAGPQADHGWLNAINDNAKSRAKKYSDVTLEITEGSNDTAQQIGQIQTLINKKVDVLVILPADGKALTQVGLQAMRAGIPVINLDRVFASPQAYRCWIGGDNYGMGLNAGHYIGEQLKDTKNARVVELAGLDNLELTQQRTKGFDDALKNYPNIKKVARQAADFTVESGQAKMAQLLQAQSKFDALWNHDDDQGVGALRAIEQAGRDDFLMVGGAGAKSAMDAIKAGDSVLKATVLYPPTMAASAIDLARALGQGKGVGGLAEFEIPSSLTLYSAVVTKDNVDQYLPTGFI; encoded by the coding sequence ATGGCAAGAACCCCCGCCACCAGCCGCAGAGCGCTGCTGTTCGGCACCGCAGCCGTTTCCGCCGGCGCGTTGTTGACGGCCTGCACCAGCAATGAGCCCAAGGACCAGGAACCGGCCGCGGACAACGCCGCCCCGGTCGCCGACGACAAGCCGGGCAAGGCCGTCACCATCGGCTTCGCCGGCCCGCAGGCCGACCACGGCTGGCTCAACGCCATCAACGACAACGCCAAGTCGCGTGCGAAGAAGTACTCCGACGTCACGCTGGAGATCACCGAGGGGTCCAACGACACCGCCCAGCAGATCGGCCAGATCCAGACCCTGATCAACAAGAAGGTCGACGTGCTGGTGATCCTGCCGGCCGACGGCAAGGCACTCACCCAGGTCGGCCTGCAGGCCATGAGGGCGGGCATCCCCGTCATCAACCTGGACCGCGTCTTCGCCTCGCCGCAGGCCTACCGGTGCTGGATCGGCGGCGACAACTACGGCATGGGCCTCAACGCCGGCCACTACATCGGCGAACAGCTCAAGGACACGAAGAACGCCAGGGTCGTCGAACTCGCCGGCCTGGACAACCTGGAGCTGACCCAGCAGCGCACCAAGGGCTTCGACGACGCCCTCAAGAACTACCCCAACATCAAGAAGGTGGCCCGCCAGGCGGCCGACTTCACGGTGGAGTCCGGGCAGGCCAAGATGGCCCAACTCCTCCAGGCCCAGTCGAAGTTCGACGCGCTGTGGAACCACGACGACGACCAGGGGGTCGGCGCGCTGCGCGCCATCGAGCAGGCCGGTCGGGACGACTTCCTGATGGTCGGCGGCGCGGGTGCCAAGTCCGCGATGGACGCCATCAAGGCCGGCGACAGCGTGCTCAAGGCGACCGTCCTGTACCCGCCGACGATGGCCGCCTCCGCCATCGATCTCGCCCGGGCGCTCGGACAGGGCAAGGGCGTCGGCGGCCTCGCCGAGTTCGAGATCCCGTCCTCGCTGACCCTCTACTCGGCCGTGGTCACCAAGGACAACGTCGACCAGTACCTGCCGACCGGCTTCATCTGA
- a CDS encoding Gfo/Idh/MocA family protein, with product MEQRDSRTAPPALGVGMVGYAFMGAAHSQGWRTVGRVFDLPLRPVMAAIAGRDAHAVRAAADKHGWAAAETDWRALIARDDVQLVDICTPGDSHAEIAIAALAAGKHVLCEKPLANSVAEAEAMAAAAEEARGRGQLAMVGFNYRRVPALTFARRLIADGRLGTLRHVRVSYLQDWLVDPDFPLTWRLQREHAGSGALGDLGAHIVDLAQYLVGEPLVGVSAQMETFVKERPRLDGASSGLSASGGAQRAPVTVDDAAVFTGRLASGALATFEASRMASGRKNALRLEINGESGSLAFDLERLNELSFHDHREPAATAGFRRIVVTEAEHPYLEGWWPPGHALGYEHTFVHQARDLVEAIASGTDPVPSFADGLQVQRVLAAVEESAQKNSVYTPVQAVEAEVR from the coding sequence ATGGAACAGAGGGACAGTCGGACCGCACCGCCGGCACTCGGCGTGGGCATGGTCGGCTACGCGTTCATGGGCGCCGCGCACTCACAAGGGTGGCGCACCGTGGGGCGCGTGTTCGACCTGCCGCTGCGGCCGGTCATGGCCGCGATCGCCGGCCGCGACGCGCACGCCGTGCGGGCGGCGGCCGACAAGCACGGCTGGGCCGCGGCGGAGACCGACTGGCGTGCCCTCATCGCCCGCGATGACGTACAGCTCGTCGACATCTGCACACCGGGTGACAGCCATGCGGAGATCGCGATCGCGGCGCTGGCGGCGGGCAAGCACGTGCTGTGCGAGAAGCCGCTGGCCAATTCGGTCGCGGAGGCGGAGGCCATGGCGGCGGCCGCCGAAGAGGCCCGCGGGCGCGGGCAGTTGGCCATGGTGGGCTTCAACTACCGGCGGGTGCCCGCCCTCACCTTCGCCCGCCGGCTCATCGCCGACGGCAGGCTCGGCACGCTGCGCCACGTACGGGTCAGCTACCTCCAGGACTGGCTGGTCGACCCCGACTTCCCGCTGACCTGGCGGCTGCAGCGGGAGCACGCGGGGTCGGGGGCGCTCGGTGACCTCGGCGCGCACATCGTCGACCTCGCGCAGTACCTGGTGGGTGAGCCGCTGGTCGGCGTCTCCGCCCAGATGGAGACCTTCGTCAAGGAGCGCCCCCGCCTCGACGGCGCCTCCTCGGGCCTGTCCGCATCCGGCGGCGCCCAGCGCGCTCCGGTGACGGTCGACGACGCGGCCGTGTTCACCGGGCGGCTCGCCTCCGGGGCGCTCGCCACGTTCGAGGCGTCCCGGATGGCCTCGGGGCGCAAGAACGCCCTGCGGCTGGAGATCAACGGCGAGTCCGGTTCGCTCGCCTTCGACCTGGAGCGCCTCAACGAACTGTCCTTCCACGACCACCGGGAGCCCGCCGCCACGGCGGGGTTCCGCAGGATCGTCGTCACCGAGGCCGAGCACCCCTACCTGGAGGGCTGGTGGCCGCCGGGCCATGCGCTCGGCTACGAGCACACCTTCGTCCACCAGGCCCGGGACCTGGTCGAGGCGATCGCGTCGGGCACGGACCCGGTGCCGTCGTTCGCCGACGGGTTGCAGGTGCAGCGGGTGCTCGCCGCGGTGGAGGAGAGCGCGCAGAAGAACTCCGTCTACACCCCCGTCCAGGCCGTCGAGGCCGAAGTCCGCTAG